A region from the Lutra lutra chromosome 1, mLutLut1.2, whole genome shotgun sequence genome encodes:
- the TM4SF18 gene encoding transmembrane 4 L6 family member 18 translates to MGSRKCGGCLSGLLILLALWSIIVNILLYFPNGQTSYASSNKLTNYVWYFEGICFSGIMMLIVATVLLALENDNNYKCCQSENCSKKYMTLLSMIFSALGIAFSGYCLVISALGLVQGPYCRTLDGWEYVFEGTAGRFLTDSSMWTECLEPVHVVEWNIILFSILIALSGLQVLVCLIRVVTQLSKILCGTYSVIIQPGII, encoded by the exons ATGGGGTCTCGGAAATGTGGAGGCTGCCTAAGTGGTCTGCTGATTCTGCTTGCACTTTGGAGCATAATTGTGAACATATTATTGTATTTCCCAAATGGGCAAACTTCCTATGCATCCAGCAATAAACTCACCAACTACGTGTGGTATTTTGAAGGAATCTGTTTCTCAGGTATCATG ATGCTTATAGTAGCAACAGTTCTTCTTGCATTGGAGAATGATAACAACTATAAATGTTGCCAGAGTGAAAACTGCAGCAAAAAATACATG ACACTGCTGTCGATGATCTTTTCTGCCCTTGGAATTGCTTTCTCTGGATACTGCCTGGTCATATCTGCTCTAGGCCTTGTTCAGGGTCCATACTGCCGCACTCTTGATGGCTGGGAGTACGTCTTTGAAGGCACTGCAGGACG tttcCTTACAGATTCCAGCATGTGGACTGAGTGCCTGGAACCCGTACATGTAGTGGAGtggaacattattttattttccattctcatAGCTCTCAGTGGACTTCAGGTGCTTGTCTGCCTCATCAGAGTAGTCACTCAGTTATCCAAGATACTGTGTGGAACCTATTCGGTTATCATCCAG cctGGAATCATTTGA